The nucleotide window AAACCCGGGAACCTGGATTTCAGCTTCAGCGGCCTCAAGACTTCGCTCCGGTATTACCTCAGGGACCTCGATCGAGCCGGCCATCCCAGGCCCGTCGCGGATATCGCGGCGGGGTTCCAGGAGGCCATCGTGGATGTGCTCGTGACCAAGACCTTCGATGCCGCCTACCGGTGCGGCGTCAAGACCGTGGCGGTAGTCGGCGGGGTCTCCGCAAACAGCCGGCTGCGGACCCGCCTTGTCCAGCGCGCACAAGCAGACGGAGTCCTTCTGGCGCTGCCTGACCCGGTCTATTGCACCGATAATGCGGCAATGATCGCCGCCGCCGGGCTGCGGGCCTATCGACGAGGCCATGTCGCATCATGGGAAATGGAAGCGGAGGCAGGGCTGGCTTTTCCCGCCGTGTCCCGTCTCCGGGCCCGTGGCGCATCCGGCAAGCGTGGCAAACCCTTCACGCAACCGGCCTGATCGGGAGGTTTCAGATTCCCACCGTTTTGGGCAACATCAACAATCTCAAAGCCAGCCAGATCCTGCAGCTGGAGCACCTGTACCGTCGGCGAGTCCCGGTGGACAAACTCATCAGCAACGAATTGGCACGGGCCTGCACCGAGCTGTCCCAGGAACTGCGCTGCCAACTCGGCCTGCTGATCAACCGGCGCGGCCTGATCGAGCAGGTGATCGTCGGAAACGGGCACGAGCTGGTGCTCAACGACCTCTCCCGTCTGCGTCTGGGAAATCGGCTGCTGCGCGGCGTGCGGCTGATCCACACGCATCTGCACAACGAGCCGCTCAGCCAGGACGACGTCACCGACCTAGCCTTGCTGCGACTGGACCTGATCGCCGCGATCGGTGTTGGGGCCAACGGATTGCCGGCCGACGTGCAGGTCGCCCATCTTCTGCCCCCGAATCCCCAAGGCCGTGTCTGCGACATCATGCCGGCAACGCCCTTTTATGCCTTCGAATTGGACTGTCAAAAATTCGTGGAGGCGTTGGAGGCCGAGCTGGCCCGCGGCAAAGCCAGCCACGAGGTCAAAGCCGGCCATGAAACCGCCATTCTGATCAGCGCCTCCAAGCAGTCCAGAGCCGATCAGGAAGAGCGCCTGGAAGAACTGGCCGAACTGGTCCGGTCCGACGGCATGACCGTACTGGGGACCGTCGTCCAACGGACCCCGGAGATCCATCCGAAATACTTATTAGGGAGCGGCAAACTGAAGGATGTCGTGATCATGGCGCTCCATCAAAGCGCGGACTTGTTGATTTTCGATCAAGACCTCGCCCCGGCCCAGGTGCGGGCGATCGCGGACCTGACGGAAATGAAAGTCATCGACCGCACACAACTCATCCTGGACATCTTCGCCCGCCGAGCCCACAGCCGTGAGGGCAAAGTGCAAGTCGAACTGGCGCAACTCCGGTACCTGTTGCCGCGCCTCTCCGGGAAAAGCACGGCGCTGTCGCGCCTCGGGGGAGGCATCGGGGGAAGGGGACCCGGCGAGACCAAACTGGAGACGGATCGGCGCCGAGTCCGTGATCGCATCGGCCACTTGGAACGGGAACTTGGGCATCTGACCCGCCATCGGGACCAGCGACGGGCGCGGCGAGTCCGCCACATGATTCCCATCATCTCCATCGTGGGATACACGAACGCCGGGAAATCGACCTTGCTGAACGCGCTCACCGACAGCACCGTTCCGGCCCAGGACCGGCCCTTCGAAACGCTGGACACGTCCAGCCGACGCCTCCGGTTCCCCCACGAACAGGAGGTGATCATCACCGATACGGTGGGCTTCATCCGCGACCTTCCCCAAGCCCTCGTGGGCGCATTCCGCACCACGCTGGAGGAGCTCCGGGACGCGGACCTCCTCCTGCACCTCGTCGATGCCAGTGCCAAAGATCCCTCCGCCCAGATCAAAGCGGTCGACGACATCCTCGCCCAGCTCGACCTCGATCACATTCCGCACATACTGGTCTTCAACAAATGCGACCGCCTGCCCGGCCATGAGGCGGACGTCTTATGCCGACGGTACGGAGCAATCGGCATCTCGGCCCTGCAGTCGTCAAGCCTGACACCACTGGTCGACCGTCTGGCCCAGACCATGCGAGCAAGGCTCACGCCACTACACCCGGTACCACAGACGGCACCTTCCTTGGCTGCCCTGAGCGCAAGCCGGGAGCACCGCCCATGATTTCCGCTGCCTCCGACCGCCGGAAGAGAGGCGGACGACCGGCCCGGCGCATGACGCCCGGGATCAATGGCGGACCGACTCCGGCAGCCAAACGGCGAGCCGCGCGCATTCTCGATCGACTCGAGGGCACGCTGCCCGAGGTGCAGGTGGAACTGTCTCACCGAAGTCCGCTGGAGCTGCTCATCGCGACCATCCTGTCGGCTCAGTGCACGGATCGGCGGGTCAATCAAGTCACGCCGCAGTTGTTCGCCCGCTATCGGCAGGCAGAAGACTATGCCCAGGCCGACCACACGGAGTTGGAAACACTCATCCGGCCCACCGGCTTCTTCAAGAGCAAAGCCCGCAACATCGTCGCCTGCGCAAAGGCGCTCACGGCCCGTTTTGGCGGACAGGTCCCCGCCAGCATGGAGGAACTGACCAGCCTGGCCGGAGTCGGCAGGAAAACCGCCAACGTCATCCTCGGCGCCTGCTTCGGCAAACCGGCCGTCGTGGTGGACACCCACGTCAAACGCGTCGCGACTCGTTTGCGGTTGGCGTCCAGCACGAATCCGGAAAAAATTGAAACCGCCTTGCAGCAACTGATCCCTCCATCCCTCTGGACCAAAGGTTCCCAGCGACTCCTGTTGCACGGACGCTATGTGTGTCTGGCAAGGGCCCCCCGCTGCGCGCATTGCGCGATCTACAGCCTCTGCGACTGGACCGGAAAGGCCGCACGATGATCAAAAGCATGACGGGATACGGCCGACGCGAAGCCGCCTGGCCCGGAGGATCGGTGGCCGTGGAGATCCGCTCCGTCAACCATCGCCATTGTGAAATTTTCATCCGTTTGCCGAAGGGCCTGTCGGCCTTGGAAGAGGGTCTGAAACGGACCATTCAGTCCCGATGCCAGCGAGGACGGATCGAAGCGACCGTGTCCCTCTTCGGCAGGGTGGAGGGGGAGAAGCAGGTGAGCCTTGACCGCTCTCTCGCCAAACAGTACTATGCAGGGTTGCAAGCCATCAAGACGGGCCTCCGCGTAAGCGGCCAGGTGGATCTGGCCTTGCTGGCCGGCTTCCGTGAGATCTTCGTGCTCTCCGAAGCGCCCCTGGACGACCGGCGTCTGGGACAAAAGGTATCCCGGCTGATAACGGGAGCCCTGACCGATCTTGACGGCATGCGCCGACGAGAAGGGCGTACGCTGGCGCAGGATATCGCGCAGCGGCTGAAGCTGGTCCGCAGAATCGCCCAGGCCATCGAAGCCCGCGCCCCTGACTCGGTGCGCGGGCACTTCGAGCGCATGCAGACCAGAATTGCGCAGCTGAGCGGGACGGAGCAACTTGATCCGAACCGCATGGCTCAGGAACTGGCCCTCTACGCCGACCGCTGCGATGTCACCGAGGAGTTGACCAGGCTCGGATCACATGTTGCGCAGTTTGAAGCAACCCTCACCAGCCGGGAGCCCGTGGGCCGAACGCTGGATTTTCTCCTTCAGGAGATGGGCCGGGAAGTGAATACCGTCGGGTCCAAGGCCAACGACGCCGAGATTGCCGGGCACGTGGTTCGGCTGAAGAGTGAGATGGAAAAGATCCGGGAGCAAGTCCAGAACATCGAGTAGCCTTGCTGAGGCGCCGATCGACCACTATTACACATGCCGCAAGATCCAGGACAACGCAAAGGATGGCTGTTCGTCGTATCCGCGCCGTCAGGCGCCGGCAAGACCACGCTCTGCAAGCAATTGGTCGCGACGGTGCCGGGACTTCGGCACTCGATCTCTTACACCACGCGGAAGCCCCGGCCGGGCGAAGTGCACGGTCGTGAATATTTTTTCGTGGAGGACCAACTGTTTCAGGACATGATTCAGCGGAACGAGTTTGCCGAATGGGCGCCGGTATACGGCCACTTCTACGGAACGCCGCGCAGCGCGTTGACCGGCATGATGAACCAGGGCCTGGACGTCCTGCTCGAAATCGACACCCAAGGAGCCACACAGATCAAGAAGCGCTTCGAGGATGCGGTCTATATCTACATTCTGCCGCCGTCGCTGGAGACGTTGCGTATCAGGCTGGAGAACCGCGGCGGGGATGCCCCGGAGGAAATCCAACGACGCCTCCAAAAAGCGCGGGAGGAAGTCTGGAGCTACCGGAATTACGACTACATCGTGCGGAACGACGACATGAAACAGGCGTTGCAGGAACTCGAAGCCGTCATTCTGGCCGAACGCATCAAGACCAAACGGCTGGACATCGGCTGGCTTGAAGAAAACTTCATCCGCGAAAAGGACGACGCGTCCGCAGTTCGAGACGGATCCACCCTCACCCCACAGCAGGAGAACAGACGCCCATGATCGACATGCTATCGTTGTTGCCAGAGGCCAACCAGGACCGGTTCGATTCGCGCCATCGCCTGGTGATCGCGGCCGCCCAGCGGGCGAAACATTTGATGCAAGGCGCGCCGCCTATGGGCCCGGTCCGGTTCACGAAAGAGACCACCCAGGCGCTCGACGAGGTCTTGCAGGGACGGATCAAGTTCCTCACAGGAAAAGACGCCCGACAGGCTCTCAAGGAAGCCAAAAAGGGTCGAGAGGGCGAACTGGAACGAACCGTCGCCGTCGAGTCGGCGGAGGACGCCCGGGAGATCAAAAAAGAGCTGAGCGTCTACGTGGATGACTCGCCCAAACCAGCGGAATCGGACAGCGAGGAGTAACGGAAGACCCCGATGAGGCCCGAGCCGCCCATGAAGCTGACAGGGAAACGTCTCGTGCTCGGCGTGACCGGCAGCATCGCGGCCTACAAGGCTGTCGGGCTATTGCGGACGTTCATGCGGGAGGGGGCCGACGTCTCGGTCGTCATGACTCAGGCCGCCGGCCGTTTCGTGACACCGCTCACCTTTGAGACCCTTTCCAAGCATCCGGTTGCCACCGACCTCTTCGCCGCTCAGCAGGACATGCCGCATCTGGCTCTGCCCGAGCGCGCCGATGCGGTGATCGTGGCCCCGGCCACCGCCAACCTGCTGGCCAAGTGCGCGCTGGGCCTGGCGGACGACCTGCTCAGCACCTTACTGTTGAACGTCACCAGTCCACTGATCGTCGCACCCGCAATGGATGGCGGGATGTGGCACCATCAGGCCGTTCAGGCCCATGTCGCAACGCTTCGGGCGCGGGGGGTGACGGTCTTGGACCCGGAAGAGGGTCCGCTCGCCTCGGGCCGGATCGGACTCGGACGCCTGGCGGAAGAATCACGGATCATGGCCGCGCTGGAACAGGCCCTCGCTCCGCGACAAGATTGGACCGGCCAACGGCTGCTCGTGTCCGCCGGTCCGACGCAAGAAGCCATCGATCCGGTGCGATACATCTCCAACCGGTCGTCCGGCAAGATGGGGTACGCCATCGCACAGGCGGCCCGCGAACGCGGCGCCGCCGTGGCACTGGTCAGCGGCCCCACGACACTCACCGCCCCTCCCGGCGTCGACCTGATTCACGTCGTCACGGCGGAAGAGATGCAGAAGGCCCTGCTGGCCCGCTTGCCCTGGGCCACCGTCGTCGTCATGGCGGCCGCGGTGGCGGACTTTCGACCCTTGCGGCCATCCTCCGCCAAATTGAAAAAGGACGGCGGGTACTGGAAGAAGCTGGACCTCGCCCCGACCGACGATATCCTGCACCAGCTCTCGCAACAACGCCGCGACCAGGTTCTCGTCGGTTTCGCCGCCGAGACCGAATCTGTGCTGGCCCACGCGACGGCCAAACTGAAACGGAAAGGTCTGGATCTCATCGTGGGCAACAACGTCGCCGCCGAAGGCTCCGGATTCGGTTCCGACACCAACGCCGCCACACTGATCGACCGCAACGGCCAGGTCAGGGAGCTGGGACTCCTGCCGAAACGAGAGTTGGCCGATCACATTCTGAATGCCGTCCTGACATTGATCCGCCCGCGCCGGAAACCGGGGCCTTCGAAAGGCGGCACCTGACCGTCACCGACTCGCCGGCATCGCGGCCGAGCGCGAGCACTTTCCCTCGCATCGCCGGCTCCGCACCCATGTTCTTTTATTTACTACCTACTTAAAGGCTGCTACAATACACAACTTCGGCAAGCGAAACCCGAGTAGGCCATGGCGACGCTCACGAACAGCACGAAAACCCGGTCGACGCTCCGCATCCTGGTGCTGCATGGGCCCAATTTGAATCTGCTGGGAACGCGCGAGCGATCGCTCTATGGCCGCACGACGCTCAAAACCATCGAGGCGCAAATGGCCGAGCTGGCCAAGCAAGAGCGCATCTACGTGGAGAGTCGGCAATCGAACCAGGAAGGGGAGTTGGTCACCTGGATACAGGACGCCCGCGACCGCTTCGACGCCATCGTCATCAATCCGGCCGGCTACACCCATACCAGTGTCGCCATCAGAGACGCCATTGCCGCCGTGGAGGTCCCGACCGTCGAGGTGCATCTCACCAACATCCATGCTCGGGAAAAGTTCCGCCGGCGGTCGTATATCGCCGCAGTGGCGGTGGGACAAATTTCCGGCTTCGGGCCTGCCGGCTATCTCTTGGGCATCAAGGCGGCCGTCGATCACGTGCGGCACACACGTTCATCCGCCGCCAACTGAGGCGTCTACGCTAAGGAAGAAAGGGGTTCTGACTCGTGATTTCAACCGCAGATTTTCGCAACGGGACCAGGCTGATGGTGGAAGGCGACCCGTACTACATCGTCGAGTTCCAGCACGTGAAGCCGGGCAAAGGGGGCGCGTTTGTCCGCACCAAGCTGAAAAGCTACAAGACCAACAACATTCTCGATCGGACCTTTCGCTCGGGCGAACGGTTCGAGGAGCCGGACCTGGAAGAGCGGGAAATGCAGTTTTTGTATGCCGCCGGCGATTCGTACACCTTCATGGACACCGAGTCCTTCGAGCAGTTTACCTATGAGAAGAAGCAACTCGGCGAGAACGCAGACCTGCTCAAAGAGAACATGATCTCCAAGATCCTGGTGTACGAACACCGGCCGATCGCCGTGGAACTGCCCATCTTCATTGAACTGAAAGTGGTGGACGGCGAACCGGGCGTGCGCGGCGATACGGCCTCCGGCGGAAACAAGCCCGTCATCGTGGAGACCGGTGCCGTCATCAAAGTGCCCCTGTACCTGGAAATCGGCGAGGTGATCAAGATCGACACCCGAACCAGGGAATACGTGGAGCGCGTCAGGTGAAGAAGCCACAACCGCACCGCCAGCCGAAACGAAACCCGACCCGCACCAAAGCCGCGAAGCCGGAGGCCCGCACGCCGCGCGCCGCCGGTTCGCAGGATATTTCCAGGGCGCAGCGGAACCACATCGCGCAACTGGTCGAGCTGCTGAAGGAGCATAACCTGACCGAACTGGAGTTGGAACGGGACGGCGTCAGAGTCCGAGTGCGCCGGGATTTCTTTCCGTCCGCCGGCCAGCCGATCTCCTGGGAGAACGCCTCGGCCGGTCAAGTCGCGCAACCGGAGCCCAGCGCCGAGCCGACTCCGACGGCGGAAGTCGCCGGGGGCATCACGGTCACCTCGCCGATCGTCGGCACCTTTTACCGGTCGCCGTCCCCGGACGCCGACCCCTATGTGAGCGAGGGGGACCTGGTCAAGAAGGGCCAGGTGCTCTGCATCGTGGAAGCCATGAAACTCATGAACGAGATCGAATCGGAGATGGACGGCCGGATCGTCAAAATCCTGGCTGAGAGCACAAAGCCCGTCGAATACGGGCAGCCGCTGTTTCTGATCGCGCCCGCGTCAGCGTCATAAGAAGACCACCCCGCAGGAGTCTCCGTGTTTAAGAAAGTGCTCGTCGCCAATCGAGGGGAAATCGCCCTCCGGGTCATTCGGGCCTGCCAAGAGCTTGGGATCCAGACCGTCGCGATCCATTCCGAGGCGGATGCAGCCTCGGTGCACGTGCGGACAGCGGACGAACATGTCTGCGTCGGCCCGGCCGAGAGCGCGCTCAGCTACCGGAACATTCCCAACGTGCTCAGCGCCGCCGAGATTACCGGTGCCGATGCGATCCATCCCGGGTATGGATTTCTGGCTGAAAACGCGCATTTTGCGGAAGTCTGCGAATCCATCGGCGTGAAATTTATCGGACCCACTTCAGAAAACATCGCCATGATGGGGGACAAGGCCAAGGCGCGGGAACTCATGATCCGCCGCGGCATTCCGGTCCTTCCCGGCAGCCCGGGCGAACTCCACAGCGAAAGCGACGCGCTGGAGGCCGCCCGCAAGATCGGGTTTCCGGTCATCATCAAGGCGTCCGCCGGCGGGGGCGGCCGCGGCATGCGCGTGGTCAACAAGGAAGAGGAAGTGGTCCGGGCCTTTCAGACGGCGCAAGCCGAAGCCAAGTCCACCTTCGGCAACGAGGGCGTCTATCTCGAACGGTACTTTCTGGAGCCTCGCCACATTGAAGTCCAGATCCTGGCCGACGAGCGGGGCCGCGTGGTCTTCCTGGGAGAACGGGACTGCTCGATCCAGCGCCGTTACCAAAAGCTGGTTGAAGAAACCCCGTCCCCGGCCGTGGATGACCGGTTGCGCCGGGAGATGGGCCGCGTCGCCGTCGAAGCCATCAAAGCCGCCCACTATCGCAACGCCGGCACCGTCGAATTTCTGCTGGACA belongs to Nitrospirota bacterium and includes:
- the hflX gene encoding GTPase HflX — protein: MGNGSGGRAGFSRRVPSPGPWRIRQAWQTLHATGLIGRFQIPTVLGNINNLKASQILQLEHLYRRRVPVDKLISNELARACTELSQELRCQLGLLINRRGLIEQVIVGNGHELVLNDLSRLRLGNRLLRGVRLIHTHLHNEPLSQDDVTDLALLRLDLIAAIGVGANGLPADVQVAHLLPPNPQGRVCDIMPATPFYAFELDCQKFVEALEAELARGKASHEVKAGHETAILISASKQSRADQEERLEELAELVRSDGMTVLGTVVQRTPEIHPKYLLGSGKLKDVVIMALHQSADLLIFDQDLAPAQVRAIADLTEMKVIDRTQLILDIFARRAHSREGKVQVELAQLRYLLPRLSGKSTALSRLGGGIGGRGPGETKLETDRRRVRDRIGHLERELGHLTRHRDQRRARRVRHMIPIISIVGYTNAGKSTLLNALTDSTVPAQDRPFETLDTSSRRLRFPHEQEVIITDTVGFIRDLPQALVGAFRTTLEELRDADLLLHLVDASAKDPSAQIKAVDDILAQLDLDHIPHILVFNKCDRLPGHEADVLCRRYGAIGISALQSSSLTPLVDRLAQTMRARLTPLHPVPQTAPSLAALSASREHRP
- the nth gene encoding endonuclease III produces the protein MTPGINGGPTPAAKRRAARILDRLEGTLPEVQVELSHRSPLELLIATILSAQCTDRRVNQVTPQLFARYRQAEDYAQADHTELETLIRPTGFFKSKARNIVACAKALTARFGGQVPASMEELTSLAGVGRKTANVILGACFGKPAVVVDTHVKRVATRLRLASSTNPEKIETALQQLIPPSLWTKGSQRLLLHGRYVCLARAPRCAHCAIYSLCDWTGKAAR
- a CDS encoding YicC family protein, translated to MIKSMTGYGRREAAWPGGSVAVEIRSVNHRHCEIFIRLPKGLSALEEGLKRTIQSRCQRGRIEATVSLFGRVEGEKQVSLDRSLAKQYYAGLQAIKTGLRVSGQVDLALLAGFREIFVLSEAPLDDRRLGQKVSRLITGALTDLDGMRRREGRTLAQDIAQRLKLVRRIAQAIEARAPDSVRGHFERMQTRIAQLSGTEQLDPNRMAQELALYADRCDVTEELTRLGSHVAQFEATLTSREPVGRTLDFLLQEMGREVNTVGSKANDAEIAGHVVRLKSEMEKIREQVQNIE
- a CDS encoding guanylate kinase, encoding MFVVSAPSGAGKTTLCKQLVATVPGLRHSISYTTRKPRPGEVHGREYFFVEDQLFQDMIQRNEFAEWAPVYGHFYGTPRSALTGMMNQGLDVLLEIDTQGATQIKKRFEDAVYIYILPPSLETLRIRLENRGGDAPEEIQRRLQKAREEVWSYRNYDYIVRNDDMKQALQELEAVILAERIKTKRLDIGWLEENFIREKDDASAVRDGSTLTPQQENRRP
- the rpoZ gene encoding DNA-directed RNA polymerase subunit omega, whose amino-acid sequence is MIDMLSLLPEANQDRFDSRHRLVIAAAQRAKHLMQGAPPMGPVRFTKETTQALDEVLQGRIKFLTGKDARQALKEAKKGREGELERTVAVESAEDAREIKKELSVYVDDSPKPAESDSEE
- the coaBC gene encoding bifunctional phosphopantothenoylcysteine decarboxylase/phosphopantothenate--cysteine ligase CoaBC, with amino-acid sequence MKLTGKRLVLGVTGSIAAYKAVGLLRTFMREGADVSVVMTQAAGRFVTPLTFETLSKHPVATDLFAAQQDMPHLALPERADAVIVAPATANLLAKCALGLADDLLSTLLLNVTSPLIVAPAMDGGMWHHQAVQAHVATLRARGVTVLDPEEGPLASGRIGLGRLAEESRIMAALEQALAPRQDWTGQRLLVSAGPTQEAIDPVRYISNRSSGKMGYAIAQAARERGAAVALVSGPTTLTAPPGVDLIHVVTAEEMQKALLARLPWATVVVMAAAVADFRPLRPSSAKLKKDGGYWKKLDLAPTDDILHQLSQQRRDQVLVGFAAETESVLAHATAKLKRKGLDLIVGNNVAAEGSGFGSDTNAATLIDRNGQVRELGLLPKRELADHILNAVLTLIRPRRKPGPSKGGT
- the aroQ gene encoding type II 3-dehydroquinate dehydratase yields the protein MATLTNSTKTRSTLRILVLHGPNLNLLGTRERSLYGRTTLKTIEAQMAELAKQERIYVESRQSNQEGELVTWIQDARDRFDAIVINPAGYTHTSVAIRDAIAAVEVPTVEVHLTNIHAREKFRRRSYIAAVAVGQISGFGPAGYLLGIKAAVDHVRHTRSSAAN
- the efp gene encoding elongation factor P, with the protein product MISTADFRNGTRLMVEGDPYYIVEFQHVKPGKGGAFVRTKLKSYKTNNILDRTFRSGERFEEPDLEEREMQFLYAAGDSYTFMDTESFEQFTYEKKQLGENADLLKENMISKILVYEHRPIAVELPIFIELKVVDGEPGVRGDTASGGNKPVIVETGAVIKVPLYLEIGEVIKIDTRTREYVERVR
- the accB gene encoding acetyl-CoA carboxylase biotin carboxyl carrier protein, with the translated sequence MAQLVELLKEHNLTELELERDGVRVRVRRDFFPSAGQPISWENASAGQVAQPEPSAEPTPTAEVAGGITVTSPIVGTFYRSPSPDADPYVSEGDLVKKGQVLCIVEAMKLMNEIESEMDGRIVKILAESTKPVEYGQPLFLIAPASAS
- the accC gene encoding acetyl-CoA carboxylase biotin carboxylase subunit, producing the protein MFKKVLVANRGEIALRVIRACQELGIQTVAIHSEADAASVHVRTADEHVCVGPAESALSYRNIPNVLSAAEITGADAIHPGYGFLAENAHFAEVCESIGVKFIGPTSENIAMMGDKAKARELMIRRGIPVLPGSPGELHSESDALEAARKIGFPVIIKASAGGGGRGMRVVNKEEEVVRAFQTAQAEAKSTFGNEGVYLERYFLEPRHIEVQILADERGRVVFLGERDCSIQRRYQKLVEETPSPAVDDRLRREMGRVAVEAIKAAHYRNAGTVEFLLDKDQNFYFMEVNARIQVEHPVTEMVTGIDLIKEQIRIAAGLPLAFRQQDIKLSGHSFECRINAEDPEKFTPCPGPIFRYHQPGGIGVRVDSAMEANSTVVPHYDSLIAKLITHGQDRDEAMARMRRALGEFVIEGIKTTIPLHRRIFSDAEFQKGRVSTSYLERFLANHPVNPAH